The stretch of DNA GCTGCTCACCGTGACCAACCTGTTCAGCGTGAAAAACTACGGTGAATTCGAATTCTGGTTTGCCCTGATCAAAGTGCTGGCGATCATCGGTTTCATCATCCTCGGTCTGGCGGCGATCTTCGGCTTCCTGCCGAACAGCCAGGTCAGCGGCGTTTCGCACCTGTTCGACTCCGGCGGCTTTCTGCCAAATGGCATGGGTGCAGTGCTGGGCGCGATCCTGACCACCATGTTCTCGTTCATGGGTACTGAAATCGTGACCATCGCGGCCGCGGAATCGAAGAACCCGGGCAAGCAGATCTCCAAGGCCACCAACTCCGTTATCTGGCGGATCGGTCTGTTCTACCTTGTGTCGATCTTCATCGTCGTGGCCCTGGTGCCGTGGAACGATCCGACCCTGGCCAACCTCGGTTCTTACCAGACCGTGCTGGAGCGCATGGGCATCCCGAACGCGAAAATGATCGTCGACATCGTTGTGCTGGTTGCGGTGACCAGCTGCCTGAACTCGGCGCTGTACACCTCGTCGCGCATGCTGTTCTCCCTCGGAAAGCGCGGTGACGCGCCAGCCATGTCGACCCGCACCAACAAAAGCGGCACGCCATACTGGGCGGTAATGCTGTCCACCGGCGCGGCGTTCCTCTGCACCTTCGCCAACTACGTGGCGCCGGCTGCGGTGTTCGAGTTCCTGCTGGCCAGCTCCGGCGCCATCGCGCTGCTGGTGTACCTTGTGATCGCGTTCTCGCAACTGCGCATGCGCAAACAGCGCATGGCCCGCGGCGAGAAAATCGTCTTCAGCATGTGGCTGTTCCCGGGCCTGACCTACGCGGTGATTATCTTCATCGTCGCGGCGCTGACCATCATGCTGTTCCAGGAAGCGCATCGCGTGGAGATCCTCGCGACTGGTTTGCTGAGTCTGCTGGTGGTGGCTGCCGGTTTGTTGGTGGCACGCCGTCGCAAGCTGGAAAAACGTGGCGCGGTGGTGTTGAACTGATCCGTAACGCGTAATGCAAAACGGCCGCTGTCAGTGATGACTAGCGGCCGTTTTTGTTTGTGCTACCGGTGGCGAAATATTCTGCGCTTCAGATCCGAATCAGTTTTGCTCTCGCGAGAGCATGAAGTCTGAGCTGCATTTCTCCCCGTCGAACCATTCATCCCAAGTTAGTTGCTTAAGAGATTTAACAGGTTCGTTTGTAGGGATTGCTGCTGAGTCTTCTGTTTTCGGGATTTGCCCGTCCTCGCGTGAATCTGCTGTCTTCATCTGACGTCCTTTTCTTGACCATACGTGAGCCTGAAGCGCAAAAAATTACTCGGCCTTGGGCTCGCCGTCTTCTACCGACTTGCCATAAGCGTCCAGCGCAACCCCGAAATCGGTGATGAACTGTGGCTCGCTCAGCCAGGCCTGGGCCTCTTCGATCGTTACGCCTTCGGCCCACATGCGGTAGTCGATCAACATGTCGGCGGCCAGGTGGGTGGCGGCCATTCCTTCGTTGTCGGCGTTTTCCATGTCCAGCAGCTCTGGATGGTCAACGATGACGAACGCCAGTTCGCGCAGCAGGGTCAGCAGCATTTCGTTGCGGCTAATGGCTTCGGCGTCGCGCATTTTGCTGAACATCGCCAGGGTGTATTCCGGGATCGGTTCGGCGAGATGGCCGAGATCTTCGTCCTGATCCAGCGGCTTACGGCCGACCATACGGATTTGCTTGGCTTTGGCCTTGGCGCGTTTGGCGCGTTTCTGTTGCTTGTTCAGGGATGCCATGGGAGCTCAGTTCTTCTGTTGGGTTTGTGCGGCGATCGCGTCGGACGCGGCCACATAGTCGGCCTGGAAGGCCGGGGATTCGATCCAGGCCAGCGCGCCGGCTTCATCGGTTTCTTGCGACCACTGGCGGTACTCGATCAGCGCGGCGAGGATGAAATCCATCGCGCCTTCTTCGCCTTCCTGCTCGAACACCAGTTCCAGCAGCGGGTCTTCGAGGAATGCCATGCACAGGGCTTGCTGGCTGATCTTCTCGGCGTCGATCATTTTCTTGAACAGTTCGGTCAGGTCCACCGACTCGAAATCGATGCGGTCATCGTTCGGGTCCAGCTCGACCGGCGCTTCGGCGCGCTTGGTGCGGTTCTGCTTGGCCTTGGTCTTGGCCCGGGCGGCGCGTTTTTGCTGCTTGTTGGCGGAGGCCATGGTGTGTTCCGTCGTGCGTGGAAAGGGCTCAGCTGCGCGGCACTGTCCGCCCGGGTGAGTCGGGGGCCAGCTCGCCGGTTTGCAGCCAGGTCAGAGCGATGGGCCATAGTGTGGCTTGGTATGCGCTGCGAAAAAAGGCGAAATGTCCGACGTGTTGTTCGCCGATGTCTTGCGGCTCGATGCGCAGGTGGGTTTTGCGTGCATGACTGAAGTAGTCGAGCAGGCGCTCGATGGCCGGGATTGTGCCGTAGGGGTCGTCGCTGATACTGATTGCCAGAGTGCGCGCGCGGACGTTGCCGAAAGGCAGTCGAGCGCTTTTTGCCATTAGCGCTCGACCGCTCGGGCGTCGCTCATAACGCGCTGTAGGCGTGCTCCAGTCGCGTACAACGCCGACTGGCGTGTCCTCCAGCCAGCCGAGTCGCTTGCCGGGAAAGTAGCCACAGAAGCGCGTCAGCAGTGGCATCAGCAAATGCCATTTGCCGAACATGCGCCAGCGCTGTTCCGGCGCATAGTCGCGCCAGTAGGCGAACTGCGCACCGACCGTCACCAGCCGACGAATGACCTGCCCGGACTCACCAAGCCCGGCCGCGCAACCGCCGAAACTGTGGCCGACCACGTCGATTGGCTGGCCGGGGAATTCCCGTTGAGCGCGTTTGAGCATCGCTTCGAAATCCAGCGCGCCCCAATCGGTCCACGAAGCCTTCAGTCCTTTCATTGAGTCAGGTCGTGATTCACCGATGCCCCGGTAGTCGTAGGTGATCACGTCGAAACCGTTGGCGAACAGATAATCGGCGAAGCGCGAGTAATGTCGGCAGCGTACCGAGGTGGCGGCGTTGATGATGACCACCGGGCGCTGGGCATCGAGCAGGGCGTGCCGCCAGGTGAAACCGCCGAGCACAAAGCCATCGGCGGCGACTTCCTTGAAGGCTTCACCGTGTTTCTCAGTCACAACCGGTGACTTTGACTGCATGTCTTGCGTTGCTGGCGCATCCTGACAGCTCATCGCTTTCGACCTTTTCGAGGAGCTGTCAACAATAGTCTTCGCGCCATCCGGGAACAATCCGCAGTTTCTATTCCGGGGATTGAAGGCTCAGGCGTTCTTCGATCAAGGCCTGTTCCCGATTGAGTTCGGCGCGCAGTTCTTCCTCACTCGGCAGTATCGTCTTGTAACTGCTGGCAAACAGTTGCTCATTGCCCTTGAGCATCGAGTAACGCGCGACCGAGTCGTTGCTCTCTGCACTCAGAATGATCCCGACTGTCGGCTTGTCGCCCTCACTGCGCTTGAGTTCGTCGTACATGCGCACGTACATGTCCATTTGCCCGACATCGCGGGCGCTGAGCTTGCCGCGCTTGAGGTCAATGATCACGAAGCATTTGAGCAGGTAGTTGTAGAACACCAGATCGATGTACAGATCGTCACCATCGGTACTGATGCGTTGTTGCCGAGCCACAAAGGAAAAGCCTTTACCCAGTTCCAGGAGAAATCCCTGCAGATGGTCGATGAGGGCCTGTTCAAGGCGACTCTCCCTGACCTTGCCTGCCGAAGGCAGCCCAAGAAATTCGAGCATGACGGGATCGCGAATGAACTCACGCGGATGGGGTTTCATGGCTGCAATGTTGGTGCTGGCTTCTTCGATCAGATCGGCTTTGTCTCGACTCATCAGCAGTCGCTCGTAGTAGAGCGTATTGATCTGGCGATCAAGGGCGCGGCTGGACCAGTTCAGATTGGCAGACTCTTCCATGTACCAACGGCGAGCCTTGTCACTGGTGACACCCAAAAGCCGTCGATAGTGGGTCCAGCTCAATTCGGAACGCACTGCGTTCCAAATTGGAAACAACTGATAAAAACTCCGCATATACCGCAGATTTCGATCATCAAACCCCTTCCCGAACTGCGCCGTCAAATCCTTCGCCAACAAGGCCAGCAGCTGCTTGCCATACCCCGCACGCTGGGCGCCTTGCTGCTCGAACTCGACAATATGCCGGCCGATCTGCCAACAGGTCTGCACTTGAATCGTATCAACCGCACGCAGCACTTTTTGCCGCGCCTGACGAATCAGTTCGCCCAACTCCCCCAGCAATGAATCGATTTTCGGGTCTTGCGCGTCAGTCGGTTTTACCTGGCTCATCGAGTCTTCCGCATCATTGGAAACAGACGCAAAGCATGCCAAGAGTCGCCGGCCGGCGATGTCGGGCGAGCCGGTGAATGCAGCAGGAAGACGGGATGGGTGTTGCAGGACGTTGCCGACAAAGACGTTGTTACGAGCGATGGTCTGTAGTCCATTTCGTACACGCGCCAAGTTCCAATCAATCTAAAACAAGCTGCGCGGAGCCAAATCTAAAAAAGGGTAACGATTGGGTTTCTCTGAACCCGGGAGTCGCCATCATGAAAAACATTCGTTCATTCATGCTGCCGTTCGCCGTTGTCGGTTGGCTGCTGTTGCCTGTCATGTCGCAGGCCGCCAACCTGGAACCGGTCGACAGTGCCGGTGTGCAAGTCCAGCAACAACAGCAAAACGGCATCAACTACCTGTCCGGCGGGATTGGCCTGGACGAGTCAAAAGCCATCCAGCAAACCCCCGGCTACAACCTGCACATGACCTACTCGGTCGGCATGCAGAACGAGTACGCCGCCAACGTCGACGTGACGATTGAAAAAGCTTCGGGGCAACCCGTGCTCACGCTCAATCAGGCAGGGCCGCTGGTGTATGTGCAATTACCGCCAGGCAAATACATCGTGCGAGCCACGCTCAATGGCCAGGAGCGGCGGGACGTGACTGACGTCGGCAGCGGCACGGCGCGCAATCTGGTGTTTCACTGGAGTTGAAGTGGCTGCTGATTGATGCAGTCGTAAAGCAAGGGCGCGGGTACAATCCCGCGCCTTGTGTTTTGTGGCGAAGGAAGTGCTGGTTTGAAAGGGATTATGCGTATTGGCTCAGCGATGAGCCTGGCTTTGCTGTTGGCCGGTTGTGGAACGATGATGGGGCGCATGAACGGTGATTCTGCAGAGCCGTACTACAAAGGCGTCGACGGCAACTTGCACTTGCTTGGCGTGAGAGGGGGAGACGGCATGCCGTCCGCGGTCATCTGTTACATGATGATTGTTTGCCCGCTGATTACCGTCGTCTCCCTGCCGGTAGACGCTGCGCTCGACACGGTCTTGCTGCCGGTCGATTACGTCAACACCCTCTGAGGGCAACCTTGATTTATCGCCGCGTGCGCTTGGCCTTCGGTTTGTCGGTCGGCTCGTGCGCCATTCGGTAAATCCATAATCCGAACCAGGCGATGGTCACCAGAAATACGGTGCCGATGCACTGCGACACGATCTCGAACCAATACATTCGGGGTTGTAGTGCCAGGGTGTAGGTATGACGTGGACCTGACCGATTCCATGTGGTGATGGAGCCGCTGATCAAGCTGTGGATGATCAGGTAAATCGACGCACAGATGAGGAAGGCGATCAGTACGCCGACGAGCACCGTCAGCCAGAACGCTACTCGACTCTGGCGATAGGGCGGCGGATGGGGCAGGGGCACGCGGGTTCTTTTCTGGTTCATCGAGTGGATGACCCTCTTCCATAAGGTGCGGCCAAAGTAGCGCGGATCGCCGTTGGCTGAAACCCGTCGACGTTGAAAACGCAGAGCGCAATTAAACTCGTGATGCCCGGGACGGATTTGCGTTTTTTCCGACAGCGCAAAAGGGCTGGAGTGAGCCGCCATCAAATCGCAGGCATAAAAAAACCCTGAATCTTGCGATTCAGGGTTTTCGGTATTTGGTGCCCAGAGACGGAATCGAACCGCCGACACGGGGATTTTCAATCCCCTGCTCTACCGACTGAGCTATCTGGGCAACGGGGCGCATTAAAAGGGTTTTTCGGATTTACGTCAACGACTTTTTTAAAATTTCTTAAATTAATTCCGTCGCTTACGATCCGACCCCCGATTTTGCGTGTTTACTCCGCAGGCGGAACGTAGCCTTCGGCCTTGGCGTAATCCTCGCCGGAGAAGTACTTGTCCATTTCGCCCTGAAGATATTTGCGATCTTCGGCGTTCATCATGTTCAGACGCTTTTCGTTGATCAGCAGGGTTTGGTGCTTTTGCCAGTCAGCCCAGGCCTTGGCCGAGACGTGGTCAAAAATATCCTGACCTTTTGCGCCCGGGAAAGGAGCGCGTTCCAGCGCGGGCAATTCTTCTTTGTACTTACGGCACATGATGGTGCGGGTCATGACGACTCTCCTGCGTTCAATACGGCGGCCGCGCGTTCGAGCAAGGTTTTGACCGGGGCAGCAAGGCCCAGGCGCGGCGGGGTGGCGAGGTTATACCAGAGCCAGTCGGCCTCGGCCACGTGATGGGCGGCCTCCTGTACCTGAACCAGCCAGGGTTCGATGGACAGCTGGAAATGGCTGAAGGTGTGGACGAGGCTTGGCAGCGCCTGCTGCTCGCCCATCGTCAGCGAGTGCTGATCGGCGAGATGTTGCAGGTCGTCGAGCTCATCGAGCTCCGGCAGGCTCCACAAGCCGCCCCACAGGCCGCTGGATGGACGGCGATAAAGCAGAATCGCGCCGTCGCCATTGGCCAGCATCGGCATCAGCGTGCGTTTTTGTGGGATCGCCTTGCGCGGCTTGGGGATCGGGTAACGAGTCTCCAGGCCAAGCATGTGCGCCTCGCAGCCCTTTTCCAATGGACACAGCAGGCAGCTCGGTTTGCTGCGTGTGCACAGCGTGGCGCCGAGGTCCATCATCGCCTGGGTGTAGGCGTTGACCCGATCGTGCGGCGTGAAACGCTCTGCGTTGGCCCACAGTTGCTTGGCGACCTTGGGCTCGCCCGGGTAACCCTCTTGCGCAGTAAAGCGCGCCAGAACGCGTTTTACGTTGCCATCGAGGATCGGCGCGCGCAGGCCCATGCTGATGCTGGCGATAGCCCCGGCGGTGGACAGGCCGATACCCGGCAGGTCGGTGAGTTTTTCCACATCACGTGGAAATTCACCGCCGTACTGGCTGACGACGATCTTCGCGGTCTTCTGCAGATTGCGCGCGCGGGTGTAGTAACCCAGCCCGGTCCACAGGTGCAGCACTTCGTCCTCCGGCGCTTCGGCCAGCGCTTGCACCGTGGGCAGCGCGGCCATGAAGCGGTCGAAGTAATTGAGCACGGTGCTGACCTGGGTCTGCTGCAACATGATCTCCGAGACCCACACCCGATACGGGTTGATGCCTTGCTGCCAAGGCAAATCGTGGCGGCCGTGGCGGTCGAACCATTCCAGCACCGCCGTGGAAAACTGCTCCGCTCTCATCGCTTGAACAGCCCCTTCAATGCGTTTTTCAGTTCAGGGCTGACTTTGTCGCCCAGCTTTTCGTCGATCTTTTCGCTGAGTTTGTCACCGGCCATTTTGGTCGCGACCTGACCCAGGCGTTCGTTGTCCACGCGGCAGGCCTTGGCGCCCAGTTCCAGCGGGCCACGGCAGCGTAGCGGCCATTCGATGCCGACGAATTTCTCGCCGACCTGGCAGGCCGGGTCCGGCATGGCGCTGGTGTCGCCTTCAACGACGATGCCGACGCGGTAATCCATGCCCAGTACCCGCAGGTCGATGTCGCCGTCAGCGTTGACGGTCATGCCGGGGATGCGCACTTTCAGGTCCGGGTTGCTGGCCACGCCATTACGGAAGGTCAGATTGCCCTTGAGTTCCTGGAACGGCGTGTCCTTGCCCCGTGGTTCGCCGCTGAGGGTTTTGCGGTTGAGGGTGGCGATGCCTTTGCACAGTTGCTGTTCAAGGTTGGCGTTGAGCAGCACGCCGTTGTTGATCACGAAACTGGCATTGCCGTTGAGGGTTTCGATCAGCGCCTGCTGGCTGTTGCCGCTGCCGGTGACGTTGCTGGTCAGGGTGACCAGGCCTTTGACCGGTGGGTTCTTGCCCTGGCTTTCGAGGATTTTCTCGACCGGCACGCGGTTGATCCGGGTCTGCAGGTTCAGCACTGGCGCACTCGGGCGTACGTCGAGGGTGCCCTTGGCTTCGAAGTCGCCGTTGTACAGGCCGCCGCGCAGGTTCTCCAGGGTCAGCAGGCCGCCCTGGCCGGAGGCCTTGAGCGCGGCGTTCTGGATCGGCAGCTTGTCGAGGGTCAGTTGGCCGAAGCTCAGGTCGGCGTCGACGTCGAGTTTGGCCAGGCGCTCGACCGGCAGCAGGCGCTCGGTGCTCCAGGCGCTTTTACTCGGCTTGTCCGGCAGCGGCGTGGAGCCAGCGCCGGCCATTGCATCCGCTTCGGTACTGGCGACTTCAGCCTGACGCACTTGCGTGGCGTTTTTGGCCTTGTCCGATTTCGGCGGCAGGTAGCGGTCGACGTCGAAGGTGTCGGCCTTGAGGATCGCCCGCAGCGACTGTTTGGCGAAATCTTCCACGGCAATGCGTCCGCTGAAGCTGCTGTCGTCGAGTTTCAGGTTGATGTTGTCGAGGGCGATGCTGGTCGGCGTGGCGGCCACGCGGCTGACCAGTTCGACCTTGCTCAGGCTGCCTTCGGCCATGGCCGGCAGGGTCTGGCCGATGCTGTCGACGAATTTCGCCATATCGAACTGGGCGATCGAGATCCCGCCCGTGATCTGTGGGGTCTTGTCGAGGTCGTTGACCTTCAGCTCACCCAAGGCGCGCAACTGGTTGGCGGAGATCTTGATCCCGGTCCATTCGGCGACGTTCGCGGCTTTGTCCAGCAATATCTGGCCCTGAGCGGAGAAGGTCATGGCCTTGCCTTGCAGCGGATCGCCAGTCAGTTCGCCGGACAGTTTCATGTCTTCGAACTTGTAGCGTTGCAGGGCGCGCTCGATGCGCAGCTCGCCGCTGAGCTCGGTGCGCACTCGCAGCACAGGCTGATTGGTGCTGAGGAACGCCGTGGCTTTCAGCGGAATATTGGTCGAATCGTGTACCGCGCCGGTGCTCAGCTGGATGCTTTCGGCGCTGTATTGCTTGCCGGTCTGCTCGTCGTTGTATTCAACGCGGGCGTTGTTGACGGTCAGGCTGTCAATGTCGAGGCGGATCGGCTGCGGCGGTTTTTCCGGTTGGGCGCTGGCCTCTGCAACAGGAGCGCTGGCAGGCGGCGGGCTGCCGGCAGGTGTGGCAGGAGGCGGCAGCTTGCCGATGTCTTCCCAGTTGCCGTGGCCGTTCTTGTCGCGTTTCAGGCGCAGGTTCAAGCCTTCGACACGCACGTCGCTCATCTGCACTTCACGGCGCAACAGCGGCAATACGCGTACGGACAGGCCGAGCATCTGCAGATCGGCATACGGTTCGGTCGGATTGATCAGGGTGGCGATGCTGGCCTCGTGCAGTTCCAGGCCGAGCCAGGGGAACAGGCTCCAGCCGATATCGCCATTGAGCGTCAGCTCGATGTGGGCCTTGTCGCGGGCTATCTGGCGGATCTCGTCTTTGTAGTCGTTGGGATCAAAGAGGTGGGTCAGGGCGAAGCCCGCCGCCACAATGATCAGCAACAGCCCGAGAAGTACCAGACCCAGGATTTTGCCGAACGCTTTCATGGGCGAGTCCTTGTAATTAGTCGAATTCGTAATTTAGCCGGGGAGTATAGCGCTGCATCCGCCCGGTTCGGGGCGCAGTCATGTAGCGATTACTTCCAGCGGCACTTGCAGTTTGGCGGCCAGCGCCTGCGCTTCAAGGTGTCCGGCAGGGGCCAGCAGATGCAGTTGCGCACCCGCTTGCGACGCCATTTTCTGCGCTTGGTTCACCAACCGCTCGGCCACGCCACGGCGCCGGGTAACTTTTCGCACACATAAATGGGACAAATACCAAACGGTGTCATGCCTTGTCAGGCGAGCCGCACCGAGCAGGCGATCATTGAAACGTCCTGCAATCAAAGACCCGTCAGCCAGGCTGCTTTCGATCAACTGGGTGTCCCCGGAATACGGCGTGAACAGCCATTGCGGGGCGTCACGATAGATTTTCTGCAGATCCTGTTGATCCTGGTAATTGGCATCGTTCAGCGCTTGGACAACGATCGGCATGGCTTTTTCCTAAGAAGAACGAGATCAGATGACACGAAAAAGGTGATATCAGTTTGGTTTTTCTGTCACGTGCAAATGGTAACCTTCGCCAGTTCGTCCGTCCTTCTGCGACGTAACGTCGCGCCTTCAAGGAGCTTCACCTAAAAAACGGTCATGCCTGCGTGCATCAAGGCCGAGGGTGAACAGTGGCTGGCGAACCATACTAATAATTGGGGGATACACAATGAGCACGAGCATCACGGCGGGCGGCCTGCAAGTCGACCAGCCCGCGTTCCTGTCCAAGGAACGCATCATCGCCAAGCCCGGTTTCAACCGCTGGCTGGTTCCACCGGCCGCTCTGGCCATTCACCTGTGCATCGGCATGGCCTATGGCTTCTCGGTGTTCTGGTTGCCGCTGTCCAAGGCGCTGGGCGTTACCGCTCCGGTGGCTTGCGCACCGGACATGAGCTTCATCGCACAAGTATTTTCGTCGCAATGCGACTGGCCGATCTCGATGCTCGGCTGGATCTACACCCTGTTCTTCATCTTCCTCGGCTGCTCCGCAGCAATCTGGGGCGGCTGGCTGGAACATGCCGGGCCACGCAAGGCTGGCGTTGTGTCGGCACTGTGCTGGTGCGGCGGTCTGCTGATCTCGGCGCTGGGTATCTATACCCACCAGATCTGGCTGATGTGGATCGGCTCCGGGGTGATCGGTGGTATCGGTCTGGGGCTGGGCTATATCTCGCCGGTGTCGACCCTGATCAAGTGGTTCCCGGACAAGCGCGGCATGGCCACTGGCATGGCGATCATGGGCTTCGGTGGCGGCGCGATGGTCGGTGCACCGCTGGCCGCAGCGCTGATGGGCCACTTCGCTTCGCCAACCAGCGTCGGCGTGTGGCAGAGCTTCCTGGTGATGGCCGCGATTTACTTCGTGTTCATGATCGGTGGGGCGTTGTCCTACCGTGTGCCGCCAACCGGCTGGAAGCCTGAAGGCTGGACCGCTCCGGCGAAAAAAGCGTCGAACTCGATGATCACCCACCGTCACGTGCACGTGAATGTGGCGTGGAAAACCCCGCAATTCCGTCTGGTGTGGCTGGTGCTGTGCCTGAACGTGTCTGCCGGTATCGGCATCCTCGGCATGGCTTCGCCACTGCTGCAGGAAGTGTTCGGCGGCAAACTGCTGGGCGTTGACGTGCCGTTCGGTCAACTGGACGCCGGGCAGCTGGCTTCGATTGCCGCGATTGCTGCCGGTTTCACCGGTCTGCTGAGCCTGTTCAACATCGGTGGCCGGTTCTTCTGGGCTTCGTTCTCGGACTATCTGGGTCGCAAAAACACCTACTTCGTGTTCTTCGCCCTCGGTTTTGCTCTGTACGCACTGATCCCGAACATGGGTCATCTGGGCAACGTTGCGCTGTTCGTGGCGGCGTTCTGCATCATCCTGTCGATGTACGGCGGTGGTTTCGCGACCGTTCCGGCGTATCTGGCCGATCTGTTCGGTACGCAAATGGTCGGCGCGATCCATGGTCGCCTGCTGACCGCCTGGGCTGCGGCCGGTGTGCTCGGTCCGGTGCTGGTCAACTACCTGCGTGAATATCAGCTGAGCATCGGCGTTGAACGCGCGGCTGCTTACGACATCACTCTGTACATCCTCGCCGGCCTGTTGGTGCTGGGCTTCCTGTGCAACCTGCTGGTACGTCCGGTGGACGACAAGTACTTCATGACCGACGCCGAACTGGCTGCCGAGCAGGCGCTGGGCCACGACAAAGGTGCCGACGCCAGCACGGTTCTGGAGTGGAAAGCCGCACCGGGCACCAAGCCGCTGGCAATCGCTGCATGGCTGGTTGTAGGTATTCCGTTGGCGTGGGGTGTGTGGGTGACCCTGCAGAAGACGGCGGTACTGTTTCACTAAGTAAAAACGCTGTAACCCTGTAGGAGTGAGCCTGCTCGCGATAGCGGTCTGACAGTCGACAGAAATGTTGAATGTGAGGGCCCCATCGCGAGCAGGCTCACTCCTACAGTTGTTTTTGGGGTACCTGTAATGGCTTGTATGGACATGTCTACCCGCGACAGCCGGGGCTTCTGTCCGTCAGGCATATCACGTCTCGTGTTTCTGTTTCGGCCCCGCGTGCCTATAATGGCTGCCTTTTTCGCCCAATGATTTTGCGGAGCTGGTGATGGCCGAACGTAAGGCGTCTGTCGAGCGCGACACTCTGGAAACCCAGATCAAAGCCTCGATCAACCTTGATGGCACCGGAAAGGCCCGATTCGATATCGGTGTTCCTTTTCTTGAGCACATGCTGGATCAGATCGCCCGTCACGGGTTGATCGACCTGGATATCGAATGCAAGGGCGATCTGCATATCGACGACCACCATACGGTGGAAGACGTCGGTATCACCCTCGGTCAGGCGTTTGCCAAAGCCATCGGCGATAAAAAAGGCATCCGTCGCTATGGTCACGCCTACGTGCCGCTTGATGAAGCGCTATCGCGCGTGGTGATCGATTTCTCCGGTCGTCCTGGCCTGCAGATGCACGTGCCGTACACCCGCGCCACCGTCGGCGGCTTCGACGTCGACCTGTTCCAGGAATTCTTCCAGGGCTTCGTCAACCACGCGCTGGTCAGCCTGCACATCGACAACCTGCGTGGCACCAACACCCACCACCAGATCGAAACCGTGTTCAAGGCTTTCGGCCGCGCGCTGCGCATGGCCGTCGAGCTGGATGAGCGCATGGCCGGGCAAATGCCATCGACCAAAGGCGTTCTGTAATGCAGACGGTTGCAGTTATCGACTACGGCATGGGCAACCTGCACTCGGTGGCCAAGGCCCTCGAGCACGTCGGTGCCGGCAAGGTGCTGATCACCAGCGACGCTGACGTGATCCGCGAAGCCGACCGCGTGGTATTCCCAGGTGTTGGCGCAATTCGCGACTGCATGGCGGAGATCCGTCGCCTCGGTTTCGATTCTCTGGTGCGTGAAGTCAGTCAGGATCGCCCATTCCTCGGCATCTGTGTCGGCATGCAAGCCTTGCTCGACACCAGCGAAGAGAACGACGGCGTCGACTGCATCGGCCTGTTCCCGGGCGCGGTGAAGTTCTTCGGCAAAGACCTGCATGAAGACGGCGAGCACCTGAAAGTCCCGCACATGGGCTGGAACGAAGTGCAGCAGAA from Pseudomonas sp. P8_229 encodes:
- a CDS encoding acetyl-CoA sensor PanZ family protein, giving the protein MPIVVQALNDANYQDQQDLQKIYRDAPQWLFTPYSGDTQLIESSLADGSLIAGRFNDRLLGAARLTRHDTVWYLSHLCVRKVTRRRGVAERLVNQAQKMASQAGAQLHLLAPAGHLEAQALAAKLQVPLEVIAT
- a CDS encoding OFA family MFS transporter encodes the protein MSTSITAGGLQVDQPAFLSKERIIAKPGFNRWLVPPAALAIHLCIGMAYGFSVFWLPLSKALGVTAPVACAPDMSFIAQVFSSQCDWPISMLGWIYTLFFIFLGCSAAIWGGWLEHAGPRKAGVVSALCWCGGLLISALGIYTHQIWLMWIGSGVIGGIGLGLGYISPVSTLIKWFPDKRGMATGMAIMGFGGGAMVGAPLAAALMGHFASPTSVGVWQSFLVMAAIYFVFMIGGALSYRVPPTGWKPEGWTAPAKKASNSMITHRHVHVNVAWKTPQFRLVWLVLCLNVSAGIGILGMASPLLQEVFGGKLLGVDVPFGQLDAGQLASIAAIAAGFTGLLSLFNIGGRFFWASFSDYLGRKNTYFVFFALGFALYALIPNMGHLGNVALFVAAFCIILSMYGGGFATVPAYLADLFGTQMVGAIHGRLLTAWAAAGVLGPVLVNYLREYQLSIGVERAAAYDITLYILAGLLVLGFLCNLLVRPVDDKYFMTDAELAAEQALGHDKGADASTVLEWKAAPGTKPLAIAAWLVVGIPLAWGVWVTLQKTAVLFH
- the hisB gene encoding imidazoleglycerol-phosphate dehydratase HisB; the protein is MAERKASVERDTLETQIKASINLDGTGKARFDIGVPFLEHMLDQIARHGLIDLDIECKGDLHIDDHHTVEDVGITLGQAFAKAIGDKKGIRRYGHAYVPLDEALSRVVIDFSGRPGLQMHVPYTRATVGGFDVDLFQEFFQGFVNHALVSLHIDNLRGTNTHHQIETVFKAFGRALRMAVELDERMAGQMPSTKGVL
- the hisH gene encoding imidazole glycerol phosphate synthase subunit HisH, which produces MQTVAVIDYGMGNLHSVAKALEHVGAGKVLITSDADVIREADRVVFPGVGAIRDCMAEIRRLGFDSLVREVSQDRPFLGICVGMQALLDTSEENDGVDCIGLFPGAVKFFGKDLHEDGEHLKVPHMGWNEVQQKVSHPLWHDIPDMARFYFVHSYYIAAANARQVVGGGHYGVDFAAALADGSRFAVQFHPEKSHTHGLQLLQNFAAWDGRW